A genomic segment from Acidobacteriota bacterium encodes:
- a CDS encoding indolepyruvate oxidoreductase, protein MMEKRVLLGNEAIAWGLLLGGCEVLASYPGTPSSEVLPAFVGFTKETGSPAVAEWSINEMVAFQVALGASYAGKRSAVVMKQVGLNVAADALTSAAYTGCKGGFLIISADDPGPHSSQTEQDTRFFGMFAKVPVLDPATPGEALAYARFGLELSETYGVPVILRPSLRVCHSRQDVDLPPVGFEARPSAFVRDVERWAATPKFRYRLHRELNGKLRTLAADLAGDDRVMAEDTGEGSRGIVAGGVLRGIVKDFAAARGLNLPVLHVGLPFPLPVERVAAFAARFDRVLVLEETTSVIEMQLPDKTRLDGRLNGAVPEEGELDGARVEQLLCRFLGLEARSTTLEVPGDFQRDMRRPTLCPGCPHRNSFYAIRKAFPKGIYCSDIGCYTLGINLKAVDTVLVMGASIGLAMGLRQAYGKDGLEQPVVSTIGDSTFFHSGLPQLVNAVYNDIRILVVILDNAVTAMTGMQPAVTTGVRADGSRGVALSIEEAVTGCGVRFIRPVDPYDIPATLEALKAAHAHTLAPDGGPAVVIARHPCVINDRKGAIPKAFTVRVDPEKCRRCLHCVRNFECPAISADADRNISINPITCARCGRCIEICPHGAFVAE, encoded by the coding sequence ATCATGGAAAAGCGCGTCCTTCTGGGCAACGAGGCCATCGCATGGGGACTGCTCCTCGGCGGGTGCGAGGTGCTCGCCTCCTACCCCGGCACCCCCAGTTCGGAGGTCCTGCCCGCTTTCGTCGGTTTCACGAAGGAGACCGGCTCACCCGCCGTCGCCGAGTGGTCCATCAACGAAATGGTGGCCTTCCAGGTGGCCCTGGGGGCCTCCTACGCCGGCAAGCGGAGCGCCGTGGTCATGAAGCAGGTCGGGCTCAACGTCGCCGCGGACGCCCTCACCAGCGCCGCCTACACCGGCTGCAAGGGCGGCTTTCTCATCATCAGCGCCGACGACCCGGGGCCCCACTCCTCCCAGACGGAGCAGGACACCCGCTTTTTCGGCATGTTCGCCAAGGTGCCCGTGCTCGACCCCGCAACCCCCGGGGAGGCGCTCGCCTACGCCCGGTTCGGGCTCGAGCTTTCCGAGACCTACGGGGTCCCCGTCATCCTTCGCCCCTCGCTGCGGGTCTGCCACTCCCGGCAGGACGTGGACCTGCCCCCCGTCGGTTTCGAGGCGCGACCGTCGGCCTTCGTCAGGGACGTCGAGCGCTGGGCCGCCACCCCCAAGTTCCGTTACCGGCTCCACCGTGAACTGAACGGGAAGCTCAGGACCCTCGCCGCCGACCTCGCCGGGGACGATCGCGTGATGGCCGAGGACACGGGCGAGGGAAGCCGGGGCATCGTTGCCGGGGGGGTGCTCCGGGGGATCGTGAAGGACTTCGCCGCCGCTCGCGGGCTCAACCTGCCCGTTCTGCACGTCGGGCTGCCGTTCCCGCTCCCCGTGGAGCGCGTGGCGGCGTTCGCCGCGCGTTTCGACCGCGTCCTGGTCCTCGAGGAGACCACGTCGGTCATCGAGATGCAGCTTCCCGACAAGACGCGGCTCGACGGCCGTCTCAACGGGGCGGTCCCCGAGGAGGGGGAACTGGACGGGGCCCGGGTGGAGCAGCTCCTCTGCCGTTTCCTGGGCCTGGAGGCGCGTTCCACCACCCTCGAGGTCCCGGGGGACTTCCAGCGGGACATGCGGCGGCCGACCCTGTGCCCGGGATGCCCCCACCGGAACTCGTTCTACGCCATCCGCAAAGCCTTCCCCAAGGGAATCTACTGCAGCGACATCGGGTGCTACACCCTGGGGATCAACCTCAAGGCCGTGGACACCGTCCTGGTCATGGGGGCGTCCATCGGCCTCGCCATGGGGCTCCGCCAGGCTTACGGGAAGGACGGCCTCGAGCAGCCCGTCGTCTCCACCATCGGCGACTCCACCTTCTTCCACTCCGGGCTTCCCCAGTTGGTCAACGCCGTTTACAACGACATCCGCATCCTCGTCGTCATCCTCGACAACGCGGTGACCGCCATGACGGGGATGCAGCCCGCCGTCACCACCGGGGTCCGGGCGGACGGCTCCCGGGGGGTGGCCCTCTCCATCGAGGAGGCCGTGACGGGTTGCGGCGTTCGGTTCATCCGGCCGGTGGACCCCTACGACATCCCGGCCACCCTCGAGGCGCTGAAGGCGGCCCACGCCCACACCCTCGCACCCGACGGGGGCCCCGCGGTGGTCATCGCCCGTCACCCTTGCGTGATCAACGACCGGAAGGGCGCCATCCCCAAAGCCTTCACCGTGCGGGTGGACCCGGAAAAGTGCCGGCGTTGCCTACACTGCGTGCGAAACTTCGAGTGCCCGGCCATTTCGGCCGACGCGGACCGCAACATCTCCATCAACCCGATCACCTGCGCCCGCTGCGGGCGCTGCATCGAGATCTGCCCCCACGGGGCGTTCGTGGCCGAGTAA
- a CDS encoding sugar kinase, producing the protein MKLIAIGSVAFDSVKTPFGEVERAVGGSATYFSLCASYFADTAVVGVVGEDFTEREFALFHEKGIDTRQIRREKGKSFFWKGVYNNINEAETLATELNVFADFRPEIHPDFRSTPVVFLGNIDPDLQIHVLDQMKKPAVVGLDTMNLWINLKLDALVAALRRVDILFINDGEARMLSGERNLLRAAAKIRSMGPKALVIKRGEYGAAGFFEDEVRLLPAFPVEEARDTTGAGDSFAGGFMGYIASQGRMDRRDFGLALRYGTVMASFNVEDFSVERVRRLTFPEITDRLERFRRMLAE; encoded by the coding sequence TTGAAACTGATCGCCATCGGATCCGTCGCCTTCGACAGCGTCAAAACCCCCTTCGGGGAAGTGGAACGAGCGGTGGGGGGCTCGGCCACCTACTTCAGCCTCTGTGCCAGCTATTTCGCCGACACGGCGGTGGTGGGCGTCGTGGGGGAGGACTTCACGGAACGGGAGTTCGCCCTCTTCCACGAGAAGGGGATCGACACCCGGCAGATCCGCCGGGAGAAGGGGAAATCCTTCTTCTGGAAAGGGGTCTACAACAACATCAACGAGGCCGAGACCCTCGCGACGGAGCTGAACGTCTTCGCCGACTTCCGGCCGGAGATCCACCCCGATTTCCGGAGCACCCCCGTGGTCTTCCTGGGCAACATCGACCCCGACCTCCAGATCCACGTCCTGGACCAGATGAAAAAGCCCGCCGTCGTCGGCCTGGACACCATGAACCTCTGGATCAACCTCAAGCTGGACGCCCTCGTGGCGGCGCTCCGGCGCGTGGACATCCTCTTCATCAACGACGGGGAGGCCCGCATGCTCTCCGGGGAGCGCAACCTGCTCAGGGCCGCGGCGAAGATCCGTTCCATGGGGCCGAAAGCGCTGGTCATCAAGCGGGGGGAGTACGGGGCCGCCGGCTTTTTCGAGGACGAGGTGCGGCTTCTCCCCGCCTTCCCGGTGGAGGAAGCCCGTGACACCACCGGCGCCGGGGACAGCTTCGCCGGCGGCTTCATGGGTTACATCGCCTCGCAGGGCAGGATGGACCGGCGGGATTTCGGTCTCGCCCTCCGGTACGGCACCGTGATGGCTTCCTTCAACGTGGAGGATTTTTCGGTGGAACGGGTCCGCCGCTTGACGTTCCCCGAGATCACCGACCGCCT